The proteins below come from a single Streptococcus canis genomic window:
- the fbp54 gene encoding Rqc2 family fibronectin-binding protein Fbp54, with protein sequence MSFDGFFLHHLTNELKENLLYGRIQKVNQPFERELVLTIRNHRKNYKLLLSAHPVFGRLQITQADFQNPQVPNTFTMIMRKYLQGAVIEQLEQIDNDRIIEIKVSNKNEIGDAIQATLIIEIMGKHSNIILVDRAENKIIESIKHVGFSQNSYRTILPGATYIEPPKTAAVNPFTIADVPLFEILQTQDLSVKNLQQHFQGLGRDTAKELAGLLTTDKLKRFRDFFARPTQANLTTTSFAPVLFSDSYATFDCLSDMLDHFYQDKAERDRINQQASDLIHRVQTELSKTRNKLRKQEAELLATENAELFRQKGELLTTYLSLVPNNQDTVSLDNYYTGQQIEIALDKALTPNQNAQRYFKKYQKLKEAVKHLSGLITDTKQSIAYFESVEYNLSQASIDDIEDIREELYQAGFLKNRHRDKRHKRKKPEQYLASDGKTLLLVGRNNLQNEELTFKMAKKGELWFHAKDIPGSHVIIKDNLNPSDEVKTDAAELAAYYSKARLSNLVQVDMIEVKKLHKPSGAKPGFVTYTGQKTLRVTPDQVKILSMKLP encoded by the coding sequence ATGTCTTTTGACGGCTTTTTCTTACACCATTTAACCAACGAATTAAAAGAGAACTTGCTTTACGGCCGTATTCAAAAGGTCAATCAGCCCTTTGAACGGGAACTTGTTTTAACCATTCGGAACCATCGCAAGAATTATAAATTGCTATTGTCTGCCCATCCTGTTTTTGGACGACTTCAAATCACCCAAGCAGACTTTCAAAATCCTCAGGTACCTAATACCTTTACCATGATTATGCGCAAATACCTTCAGGGAGCTGTCATTGAGCAGTTGGAACAGATTGATAATGACCGCATTATCGAAATCAAGGTATCTAATAAAAATGAAATCGGAGATGCTATTCAAGCAACCCTGATCATTGAAATCATGGGCAAACATAGCAATATCATTTTGGTGGACCGTGCAGAAAATAAAATCATCGAATCCATTAAACATGTTGGTTTCTCTCAAAACTCTTACCGCACGATTTTACCTGGCGCTACCTATATTGAACCCCCTAAAACAGCTGCTGTCAATCCTTTTACGATTGCAGATGTGCCTCTCTTTGAAATCCTTCAAACACAAGACTTGTCCGTTAAAAATTTGCAGCAGCATTTTCAAGGTTTGGGGCGAGACACCGCAAAAGAATTAGCTGGACTTCTGACCACAGACAAATTAAAACGGTTCCGTGACTTTTTTGCCAGACCTACTCAGGCAAATCTGACCACAACCTCTTTTGCACCTGTTCTTTTCTCAGATAGTTATGCTACATTTGATTGTTTGTCCGACATGCTTGATCACTTTTATCAAGATAAGGCTGAGCGCGACCGTATCAATCAGCAAGCCAGCGACTTGATCCACCGTGTGCAAACTGAACTGAGCAAAACTCGCAATAAGCTTCGTAAACAAGAGGCTGAGCTGTTAGCCACCGAAAATGCTGAGCTGTTCCGTCAAAAAGGGGAATTGTTAACCACTTACCTCAGTCTGGTTCCAAATAATCAAGACACAGTGAGTTTAGACAATTACTATACTGGTCAGCAGATTGAGATTGCCTTGGACAAAGCCTTGACTCCAAACCAAAACGCTCAACGTTATTTTAAAAAATATCAAAAATTAAAAGAAGCCGTCAAACACTTATCTGGACTGATTACCGATACCAAGCAAAGTATTGCTTATTTTGAAAGTGTTGAATACAATTTATCTCAAGCAAGTATCGACGACATCGAAGATATCCGTGAAGAATTGTACCAAGCTGGCTTTTTAAAAAATCGACACCGTGACAAGCGTCACAAACGCAAAAAACCTGAGCAATATCTAGCTTCAGATGGGAAAACCCTTCTCTTGGTGGGACGCAATAACCTCCAAAATGAAGAATTAACCTTTAAAATGGCTAAAAAAGGAGAATTATGGTTCCATGCTAAGGATATTCCTGGAAGTCATGTCATCATCAAAGACAATCTTAATCCAAGTGATGAGGTTAAAACCGATGCTGCTGAACTAGCCGCTTATTATTCGAAAGCCAGATTATCAAATCTCGTTCAGGTCGATATGATTGAAGTTAAAAAATTGCACAAACCTAGTGGTGCTAAACCAGGATTTGTGACTTATACTGGTCAAAAAACCTTACGGGTTACTCCTGACCAAGTCAAAATTCTCTCTATGAAATTACCCTGA
- the trpX gene encoding tryptophan ABC transporter substrate-binding protein, giving the protein MKNKSLIVTLIILMVMVIGSLLAKGMAKEKDDLASQKNIKIGILQLVTHEALDDIERGIEDQLRKQTPKGKHVTIKLMNAEGDQSKIQAMSRQLTQSGNDIVIGIATPAAQGLAAATKDIPVVMSAISDPVGAKLVKHLERPEGNVTGLSNKVPVKQTIDLMRELTPEAKRIGVLYASNEDNSLSQVKSFSQLAQKKGYQVIPYAVPSTNEVPTTMSVMLSKVDAIFIPQDNTIASAFSSVITASKASKVPVYSSVDTMVKEGSLASISQSQYQLGVETANQVLRLIKGKAVADISVKVIDHGKPLINKKVAEELGIPMSQHLLDTVSFVE; this is encoded by the coding sequence ATGAAAAATAAGAGCTTAATAGTAACTCTAATCATATTAATGGTAATGGTGATAGGCTCTCTATTAGCAAAAGGCATGGCAAAAGAGAAAGATGATTTGGCCAGTCAAAAAAACATTAAGATTGGTATATTACAGCTAGTGACCCACGAAGCCCTAGATGATATTGAACGCGGTATTGAAGATCAGCTTAGAAAGCAAACGCCTAAAGGGAAACACGTGACCATTAAGCTAATGAACGCCGAAGGGGATCAGAGTAAAATTCAGGCCATGAGCCGCCAGTTAACCCAGTCAGGAAATGATATTGTGATTGGAATTGCGACTCCAGCAGCTCAAGGATTAGCCGCTGCCACTAAAGATATTCCCGTTGTCATGTCAGCCATTTCTGATCCTGTTGGTGCGAAGTTGGTAAAGCACTTGGAGAGACCCGAAGGCAATGTGACAGGCTTGTCTAATAAAGTTCCCGTCAAGCAAACCATTGACTTGATGAGAGAATTGACTCCTGAGGCAAAACGAATTGGAGTGTTATATGCTAGTAATGAGGATAATTCCTTATCACAAGTAAAGTCCTTTAGTCAGCTGGCTCAGAAAAAGGGTTATCAAGTTATTCCCTATGCAGTCCCATCAACTAACGAAGTTCCTACGACCATGTCCGTCATGTTGAGTAAGGTAGATGCTATATTTATTCCGCAAGATAACACCATTGCAAGTGCCTTTTCATCTGTCATTACCGCCAGTAAAGCGTCAAAGGTTCCAGTTTACTCTAGTGTGGATACTATGGTTAAAGAGGGCAGCTTGGCCTCTATTTCTCAAAGTCAGTATCAATTAGGTGTTGAGACAGCTAATCAGGTTTTACGATTGATTAAAGGAAAAGCTGTTGCCGATATTTCGGTCAAGGTTATTGATCATGGTAAACCACTAATAAATAAAAAGGTAGCAGAAGAACTTGGAATTCCTATGTCACAACACCTTTTGGACACAGTCTCATTTGTAGAGTAA
- a CDS encoding ABC transporter permease — protein sequence MIISSVSQGLFWGILGLGIYLTFRILNFPDMTTEGSFPLGGAVTVTAIHLGWNPFMSTFLGMFAGALAGLLTGLLYTKGKIPTILAGILVMTSCHSIMLMVMGRANLGLHDNKRVHDYLPFSADVSSLLTGLLVVVIVISLLIYFLYTNLGQAYIATGDNRDMAKSFGIDTDRMEVMGLVVSNALIALSGALVSQQDGYADVSKGIGVIVIGLASIIVGEVLYSTGLTLLERLIAIVVGSILYQFLISAVIALGFNTNYLKLFSALVLALCLMVPVLKQRFFKGMRLSR from the coding sequence ATGATTATTTCATCAGTTTCACAAGGCCTCTTCTGGGGAATTTTAGGCTTGGGGATTTATTTGACCTTTAGGATTTTAAATTTTCCTGACATGACTACTGAGGGCTCCTTTCCCTTAGGCGGTGCGGTTACGGTCACGGCTATTCATTTAGGCTGGAATCCCTTTATGTCAACTTTTCTTGGCATGTTTGCTGGAGCTCTAGCAGGGCTTCTAACGGGACTTTTATACACTAAGGGGAAAATTCCAACGATTCTAGCTGGAATTTTGGTGATGACTTCTTGTCATTCCATTATGTTAATGGTCATGGGAAGAGCTAATTTAGGGTTGCATGACAACAAGCGCGTTCACGATTACCTCCCCTTTTCAGCAGATGTGAGCAGTCTTCTAACAGGCTTATTGGTGGTTGTAATTGTCATTAGTCTTTTGATCTATTTCCTTTACACCAACCTTGGGCAGGCATATATTGCTACGGGTGATAACAGAGACATGGCAAAAAGTTTTGGAATTGATACTGACCGCATGGAGGTCATGGGATTAGTTGTGTCCAATGCCTTGATCGCCCTATCAGGAGCCTTGGTTAGTCAACAAGATGGTTATGCTGATGTTTCAAAGGGAATTGGTGTTATTGTTATTGGTTTGGCCAGTATTATTGTTGGAGAGGTGCTTTATTCAACAGGTTTAACACTTTTGGAGCGGTTAATTGCTATTGTTGTGGGATCAATCCTATATCAATTTTTAATTTCAGCTGTCATTGCACTCGGATTTAACACCAACTATCTAAAATTATTTAGTGCCCTTGTTTTAGCCCTATGCTTAATGGTGCCAGTATTAAAGCAACGTTTTTTTAAAGGGATGAGGTTATCACGATGA
- a CDS encoding ABC transporter ATP-binding protein has protein sequence MTKIIELIHATVAVNNGFDDIKTILDDVSLTIYEHDFLTILGGNGAGKSTLFNVIAGTLSLTRGQIRILGQDVTNWPAEKRAIYLSRVFQDPKMGTAPRMTVAENLLIARQRGERRSLISRKITEHLASFEELVKRTGNGLEHHLGTPTGLLSGGQRQALSLLMATLKKPELLLLDEHTAALDPKTSQSLMRLTDEFVTKDRLTALMITHQMEDALTYGNRLIVMKNGKIIKDLNQADKDQMTIADYYQLFD, from the coding sequence ATGACAAAAATTATTGAATTAATCCATGCGACAGTGGCAGTTAATAATGGGTTTGATGACATTAAAACCATTTTGGATGATGTCTCTTTGACCATTTATGAACATGATTTTTTAACCATTTTAGGAGGAAACGGTGCTGGAAAATCCACACTCTTTAATGTGATTGCCGGAACACTAAGTTTGACACGGGGGCAAATTAGGATTCTTGGTCAAGATGTGACGAATTGGCCAGCAGAAAAAAGAGCTATCTATCTATCACGAGTTTTTCAAGATCCTAAAATGGGAACAGCCCCTCGGATGACAGTGGCTGAAAATCTCTTAATTGCACGTCAAAGAGGAGAAAGACGTTCCTTGATTTCTCGAAAAATAACAGAGCACTTAGCTAGCTTTGAGGAGTTGGTTAAACGAACGGGAAATGGTTTAGAACACCATTTGGGAACACCAACTGGTCTTTTATCGGGTGGGCAAAGACAGGCCTTAAGTTTACTAATGGCAACCTTGAAAAAGCCAGAACTCTTATTGTTGGATGAACATACGGCTGCCCTCGACCCCAAGACAAGTCAGTCTTTGATGCGCTTAACGGATGAATTTGTGACAAAAGATCGGTTGACAGCGCTAATGATTACTCATCAAATGGAAGATGCGCTCACTTACGGCAATCGCCTCATTGTGATGAAGAATGGTAAAATTATCAAAGACCTCAATCAAGCAGATAAGGATCAAATGACTATTGCAGATTATTACCAGCTTTTTGATTAA
- a CDS encoding ribonuclease J, whose product MTDIKMIALGGVREYGKNFYLVEINDSMFILDAGLKYPENEQLGVDLVIPNLDYVIEHKDKVQGIFLSHGHADAIGALPYLLAEVSAPVFGSELTIELAKLFVKGNNNTKKFNNFHVVDSETEIEFKDGLVSFFKTTHSIPESMGVVIGTDKGNIVYTGDFKFDQAAREGYQTDLLRLAEIGKEGVLALLSDSANATSNDQIASESEVGEEMDSVIADADGRVIVAAVASNLVRIQQVFDSAVAYGRRVVLTGTDVENIIRTALRLKKLMITDERLLIKPRDMAKFEDHELIILEAGRMGEPINSLQKMAAGRHRYVQIKEGDLVYIVTTPSTAKEAMVARVENLIYKAGGSVKLITQNLRVSGHANGRGLQLLINLLKPQYLFPVQGEYRDLAAHAKLAEEVGIFPENIHILKRGDIMVLNDEGFLHEGSVPAGDVMIDGNAIGDVGNIVLRDRKVLSEDGIFIVAITVSKKEKRIISKAKVNTRGFVYVKKSRDILRESAELVNKTVENYLQKDTFDWGELKGNVRDDLSKFLFEQTKRRPAILPVVMEVR is encoded by the coding sequence ATGACTGATATTAAAATGATTGCCTTGGGGGGTGTCCGTGAATACGGAAAAAACTTTTACTTGGTAGAAATTAACGATTCTATGTTTATTTTAGATGCTGGACTCAAGTATCCTGAAAATGAACAACTTGGGGTAGATTTAGTTATCCCAAATTTAGACTATGTGATTGAACATAAAGACAAGGTGCAAGGGATTTTCCTGAGCCATGGCCATGCTGACGCTATTGGAGCGCTACCTTATTTATTGGCAGAAGTATCGGCTCCTGTCTTTGGATCTGAATTAACCATCGAGTTGGCAAAATTATTTGTCAAAGGGAATAACAACACTAAGAAATTCAACAATTTCCATGTGGTGGATAGTGAAACAGAAATCGAATTTAAAGACGGCTTGGTATCTTTCTTTAAAACGACACATTCTATTCCAGAAAGTATGGGAGTTGTGATTGGTACAGACAAGGGAAATATTGTTTACACAGGAGATTTCAAGTTTGATCAAGCCGCACGTGAAGGCTATCAGACAGATTTGCTACGTCTAGCTGAGATTGGGAAAGAAGGGGTTTTAGCCCTCTTATCAGATTCAGCTAATGCGACAAGCAACGACCAAATTGCCAGTGAATCTGAAGTCGGTGAGGAAATGGACAGTGTCATTGCTGATGCTGATGGCCGTGTCATTGTGGCCGCAGTAGCTTCAAATCTAGTCCGTATCCAACAGGTCTTTGATTCCGCTGTTGCTTATGGTCGTCGCGTTGTGTTAACCGGAACAGATGTTGAAAATATTATACGAACTGCCTTACGTTTGAAAAAACTAATGATTACAGATGAGCGCCTGTTGATTAAACCTAGGGACATGGCCAAGTTTGAAGATCACGAATTAATCATTCTTGAAGCCGGCCGTATGGGTGAGCCGATTAATAGTCTGCAAAAAATGGCAGCCGGCCGCCATCGTTATGTCCAAATCAAAGAAGGAGATCTGGTTTATATTGTGACCACTCCAAGTACGGCTAAAGAAGCCATGGTCGCACGAGTTGAAAATTTGATTTACAAGGCTGGTGGTTCTGTTAAATTAATCACACAGAATTTGCGCGTGTCAGGCCATGCTAACGGGCGTGGATTACAGCTCTTAATCAATTTGTTGAAACCTCAGTATCTTTTCCCAGTTCAAGGGGAATATCGGGATTTGGCTGCCCATGCTAAGTTAGCAGAGGAGGTTGGTATTTTCCCAGAGAACATTCATATTCTTAAACGCGGCGATATTATGGTACTCAATGACGAGGGCTTTCTTCATGAAGGTAGTGTACCCGCCGGTGATGTCATGATTGATGGTAATGCTATCGGTGACGTGGGTAACATTGTCTTACGAGACCGTAAAGTCTTGTCAGAAGATGGTATTTTTATCGTTGCCATCACGGTTTCTAAAAAAGAAAAACGCATTATCTCAAAAGCGAAGGTGAATACCCGTGGATTTGTTTATGTTAAGAAAAGCCGTGACATTTTAAGAGAAAGTGCAGAACTGGTTAACAAAACAGTTGAGAATTACCTGCAAAAAGATACGTTTGACTGGGGCGAATTAAAAGGGAATGTCAGAGATGACTTGTCTAAATTCTTATTTGAACAAACCAAACGACGCCCAGCTATTCTACCGGTAGTCATGGAAGTTCGCTAA